A genomic segment from Necator americanus strain Aroian chromosome III, whole genome shotgun sequence encodes:
- a CDS encoding hypothetical protein (NECATOR_CHRIII.G13043.T1) — MPENCLYITYSNPQAVYQPGTNVTGVANLDLKEPIKARSLKIIVDGRAYTHWRVTRSRSVRNNDGTTRTENYTVPYSATVIYATGETTAWEAARGSKEVLQPGFYQFPFTFLLPSNCAPSFEGAYGYIRYMVKIELDRPWRFNKTDKKPFTVIPVFDLNTIPQAAIPLKDVKVKNLGVVLFRHGKVTVECELPKTGFVPGEMVVINARIINDSSKSLVKAHVKLVEHSRYVAFEHGRTFQHGLFMDNIPNVYISNRRSLTRKLATGDQQLSIDRNSKGNAQIYLQVPPTVPSFNTCPIISVDYDVDIKFETSATLNSDIETSCPIIVGTIPVRSVSFTAVPSAPPMDFPSSSGVIPSAPTMDIPPVASPSAPPMETPPPYPESNGATPFPPLPPSYEESINGVDGTTMDTENIEPFAPRYPFYPVQPVTTKKGG, encoded by the exons ATGCCGGAGAATTGTCTGTATATAACCTATTCAAATCCACAGGCAGTGTATCAGCCGGGTACAAATGTCACAGGAGTCGCCAACCTCGATCTCAAAGAACCAATAAAG GCTCGTTCTCTTAAGATCATTGTCGATGGTCGTGCATACACACACTGGAGAGTTACTCGTTCAAGGAGTGTCCG GAACAATGATGG AACAACGAGAACGGAAAACTACACTGTGCCGTACTCAGCTACGGTAATCTATGCCACAGGAGAGACTACTGCATGGGAAGCGGCCAGAGGCTCGAAAGAg GTGCTTCAACCGGGTTTCTATCAGTTTCCGTTCACTTTCTTGTTACCATCTAATTGTGCACCCAGTTTTGAAG GTGCGTACGGATACATACGATATATGGTGAAGATAGAACTTGACAGGCCATGGCGGTTCAACAAAACTGATAAGAAGCCTTTCACGG TAATCCCCGTATTTGATCTGAACACCATTCCTCAAGCGGCTATCCCTCTCAAGGATGTAAAAGTCAAGAACTTGGGTGTCGTTTTATTTAGACACGGAAAAGTGACTGTTGAG TGCGAACTGCCGAAGACCGGCTTTGTGCCCGGAGAAATGGTGGTGATCAATGCCAGAATTATCAACGATAGTTCAAAATCTTTAGTAAAG GCACACGTGAAATTAGTAGAGCACTCAAGGTATGTAGCTTTTGAGCACGGCAGAACGTTCCAACACGGTCTATTCATGGATAACATCCCGAACGTCTACATAAGCAACCGTCGTAGCCTCACCAGAAAATTGGCTACAGGAGATCAG CAACTTTCAATTGACAGAAACAGCAAAGGCAACGCTCAAATCTACCTACAAGTCCCACCGACAGTGCCTTCGTTCAATACCTGTCCAATAATTAGTGTCGATTACGACGTAGAC aTCAAATTCGAAACGAGCGCAACTCTGAATAGCGACATCGAGACCAGCTGTCCAATTATAGTTGGCACGATCCCAGTGCGTTCAGTGAGTTTTACCGCTGTTCCGAGTGCTCCACCCATGGATTTCCCGTCCTCGTCTGGTGTTATCCCATCAGCACCAACAATGGATATACCACCTGTTGCTAGTCCTTCAGCACCGCCAATGGAAACTCCTCCACCGTATCCAGAAAGTAACGGCGCTACAC CATTTCCACCACTTCCACCTAGCTACGAAGAATCGATTAATGGTGTGGACGGAACCACGATGGACACAGAAAATATAGAG CCATTTGCTCCACGATATCCTTTCTATCCTGTGCAACCTGTTACCACCAAGAAAGGAGGATAG